In Helianthus annuus cultivar XRQ/B chromosome 8, HanXRQr2.0-SUNRISE, whole genome shotgun sequence, a single genomic region encodes these proteins:
- the LOC110873491 gene encoding extensin-3, translating to MGTDRKMSSIVTLLVTLVVVILSSFPSLTTANYPYSSPPPPPKEHYVYKSPPPPPPKKSPPPPPPKHPYVYKSPPPPPPKEHYVYKSPPPPPPKEHYVYKSPPPPPPKKSPPPPPKHHYVYKSPPPPPPKKSPPPPPKHHYVYKSPPPPPPKEHYVYKSPPPPPPKKSPPPPPKHHYVYKSPPPPPPKEHYVYKSPPPPPPKKSPPPPPKHHYVYKSPPPPPPKEHYVYKSPPPPPKKSPPPPPKHHYVYKSPPPPPPKEHYVYKSPPPPPPKKSPPPPPKHHYVYKSPPPPPPKEHYVYKSPPPPPPKKSPPPPPKHHYVYKSPPPPPKEHYVYKSPPPPPPKKSPPPPKHHYVYKSPPPPPPKEHYVYKSPPPPPPKKSPPPPPKHHYVYKSPPPPPPPKEHYVYKSPPPPPPKEHYVYKSPPPPPPKKSPPPPPKHHYVYKSPPPVYKSPPPPPPKEHYVYKSPPPPPPKEHYVYKSPPPPPPPVKKYPPPHYIYSSPPPPYH from the coding sequence ATGGGAACCGATAGGAAGATGTCTTCAATAGTCACCCTTTTAGTCACTCTTGTAGTGGTTATACTCTCAAGTTTCCCATCATTGACTACCGCAAACTACCCTTACTCGTCTCCACCTCCTCCACCTAAGGAACACTACGTATACAAgtcaccaccacctcctccaccaaagaaatctccaccaccaccaccacccaagcATCCTTACGTTTACAAATCGCCGCCACCGCCTCCACCAAAGGAACACTACGTGTACAagtcaccaccaccacctccaccgaaGGAACACTACGTGTACAAgtcaccaccacctcctccaccaaagaaatccccaccaccaccacctaaaCATCATTACGTGTACAAgtcaccaccacctcctccaccaaagaaatcaccaccaccaccacctaaaCATCATTACGTGTACAagtcaccaccaccacctccacctaaGGAACATTACGTGTACAAGtcaccaccacctccgccacctaagaaatctccaccaccaccacctaagCATCATTACGTTTACAaatcaccacctccacctccaccgaAGGAACACTACGTGTACAagtcaccaccaccacctccacctaagaaatctccaccaccaccacctaaaCATCATTACGTTTACAAgtcaccacctccacctccacctaaGGAACACTACGTTTACAAgtcaccaccacctcctcctAAGAAATCTCCACCCCCACCACCTAAGCATCATTATGTTTACAAGTCACCACCGCCGCCTCCACCTAAGGAACACTACGTGTACAAgtcaccaccacctcctccaccaaAAAAATCACCACCCCCACCACCTAAGCATCATTATGTTTACAagtcaccaccaccacctccgcctAAGGAACACTACGTGTATAAgtcacctccacctcctccaccaaagaaatcaccaccaccaccacctaaaCATCATTATGTATACAaatcaccaccacctccacctaaGGAACACTACGTGTACAAGTCACCCCCACCACCTCCACCTAAGAAATCTCCACCACCACCTAAACATCATTATGTTTacaaatcaccaccaccacctccgcctAAGGAACACTATGTGTACAAGTCACCCCCACCTCCCCCACCTAAGaaatctccaccaccaccacctaagCATCATTATGTTTACaagtcaccaccaccaccaccaccaccaaaggAACACTACGTCTACAAGtctccaccacctcctccacctaAGGAACACTACGTATACAagtcaccaccaccacctccacctaagaaatctccaccaccaccacctaaaCATCATTATGTATATAAGTCACCACCACCGGTTTACAAGTCCCCACCACCGCCTCCACCTAAGGAACACTATGTGTACAAGTCTCCACCACCCCCTCCACCTAAGGAACACTACGTGTACAAAtctccaccacctccaccaccgccGGTGAAAAAATACCCACCACCACATTACATCTACAGTTCCCCACCTCCTCCATACCACTAA
- the LOC110871366 gene encoding uncharacterized protein LOC110871366: MLDLKEQDYVGEANCVLSEAAFKGGSGGGYSRTGVKDEARRRYARRLRQELEEEMERVERIRRMQSVFNREKIKHRRGFERWRDDSYWEYHQHFQRDDWYWKTDSSYGNWSNYKGTTHTPANYSVSHHYAVLGLAKSNG; the protein is encoded by the exons ATGCTGGACCTAAAAGAGCAAGATTATGTTGGTGAAGCTAACTGTGTTTTGTCAGAG GCAGCGTTTAAAGGGGGTTCGGGTGGCGGGTATTCGAGAACAGGAGTTAAAGATGAAGCTAGGAGAAGGTATGCTCGCCGGCTGCGGCAGGAGTTAGAAGAAGAGATGGAGAGAGTG GAGCGTATAAGGCGTATGCAAAGTGTGTTCAATAGGGAGAAGATTAAGCACAGAAGGGGATTTGAGAGGTGGAGGGATGATAGTTATTGGGAATACCATCAACATTTTCAACGTGACGATTGGTATTGGAAAACCGATTCAAGTTATGGGAATTGGAGTAATTACAAGGGCACTACTCACACCCCTGCAAATTATTCTGTGTCTCATCACTATGCCGTATTGGGTCTCGCCAA ATCGAACGGTTGA